A window of the Gasterosteus aculeatus chromosome 21, fGasAcu3.hap1.1, whole genome shotgun sequence genome harbors these coding sequences:
- the and1 gene encoding actinodin1 isoform X1 — MAGRRRSGFSGVVTTTLLAVILLPAFLSAGPIVQKPKEDAGEAVQETAAAAEFHRKLIRNRRNISWYKQNSDFWGWYKYFTDNGNQEAVQEMDRIYLAYLQNKNRAEGRRSYKAYLRHLGDVYKSCADSDDPNCVSSYTSRPKPEAPKPAPVKTCDPTQDAYCLYAALVQGKSPYQPLALPAAAPAPVKAPAPQYARSAAPAKDPQSGYYYYSPSAASFLSKEQKAELLRICASDDVECLQYHLRAAYGYGPSAGPMPSYSHLGCDPSKDPNCKPKLVQKAPSGLYLQYPNCDPRDPRCAHAASLVAPRAPNPPAAAGPGSCNPLYEEGCNPLTATRFATPPEAYQSEEEDEAAAIRAAPPAVQNDPYAMFRDAYANANRVNDPYAMYRQASAAASAPATPPANDPYAMLRRYMAQAQGNNPYATHRGGGPHAEAAPEANPNDPFSAIREAAAAMHRRGQPAARQQFPFANPSYEEPAHDERHPLGPPGKTKEGHDCFIGYDRECFPATPAEPRSGIHRRVPYPAEAYEPHLNADGSRSGVVEPSDPHCDPEYDRNCRLRRREEAQPERRAEDDHHGQGAAESEQQEPEQYEPEPFQSGQEEPRSPYQPLSQGMPSLQDILRRYGDQYPEQEDHRAYANDYRKK; from the exons CATTCTTGTCTGCCGGACCGATTGTGCAAAAGCCAAAAGAAGAtg CGGGAGAAGCCGTCCAGGAGACTGCAGCCGCTGCAGAGTTTCACCGCAAGTTGATCCGAAACCGCAGGAACATCAGCTGGTACAAACAGAACTCGGACTTCTGGGGCTGGTACAAGTACTTCACTGACAACGGCAACCAGGAGGca GTTCAGGAGATGGACCGCATCTACCTGGCCTACCTCCAGAACAAGAATCGCGCGGAGGGACGCCGCTCCTACAAGGCCTACTTGCGCCACCTTGGGGATGTCTACAAGTCCTGCGCCGATTCCGACGACCCCAACTGCGTGTCTTCCTACACCAGCAGGCCCAAGCCGGAGGCCCCTAAACCCGCGCCCGTGAAAACCTGTGACCCCACGCAGGACGCCTACTGCCTGTACGCCGCTTTGGTGCAGGGGAAGAGCCCCTACCAGCCTCTGGCGCTCCCGGCCGCCGCCCCGGCACCAGTGAAGGCCCCGGCCCCGCAGTATGCCCGCTCCGCTGCTCCGGCGAAGGACCCCCAGTCTGGGTATTACTACTACTCGCCATCCGCAGCGTCCTTCCTTTCTAAG GAGCAGAAGGCCGAGCTGCTGCGTATCTGCGCCTCTGACGATGTCGAGTGCCTGCAGTACCACTTGAGAGCGGCCTACGGGTACGGACCCTCCGCCGGGCCCATGCCTTCCTACTCGCACCTCGGCTGTGACCCCAGCAAAGACCCCAATTGCAAACCCAAGCTGGTGCAGAAAGCCCCCTCTGGTCTCTACCTGCAGTACCCCAACTGCGATCCACGGGATCCCCGCTGTGCCCACGCCGCCTCCCTCGTG gcaccCCGTGCCCCCAACCCTCCCGCCGCCGCTGGACCCGGATCCTGCAACCCACTGTACGAAGAGGGCTGCAACCCCCTCACTGCCACCAGATTCGCCACCCCCCCCGAGGCCTAtcaaagtgaagaagaagacgaggccGCGGCCATCCGCGCCGCTCCTCCCGCCGTGCAGAACGACCCCTACGCCATGTTCAGGGATGCTTATGCCAACGCTAACAGAGTTAATGATCCCTACGCCATGTACCGCCAGGCTAGCGCCGCAGCTTCTGCTCCAGCTACTCCCCCAGCTAATGACCCGTATGCCATGCTGCGCAGATACATGGCCCAAGCTCAAGGTAACAACCCGTACGCGACACACAGGGGGGGCGGCCCGCACGCAGAGGCCGCTCCAGAGGCCAACCCCAACGACCCTTTCTCCGCAATCCGCGAGGCGGCGGCTGCCATGCATCGCCGCGGGCAGCCGGCCGCGAGGCAGCAGTTCCCTTTTGCCAATCCCAGTTATGAGGAGCCCGCCCATGACGAGCGCCACCCTCTGGGGCCCCCGGGTAAAACCAAGGAGGGCCACGACTGCTTCATCGGCTACGATCGCGAATGCTTCCCCGCGACGCCCGCCGAGCCTCGCTCCGGGATCCACCGCCGCGTCCCCTACCCGGCCGAGGCCTACGAGCCCCACCTGAACGCCGACGGCAGCCGCAGCGGAGTGGTGGAGCCTTCCGACCCGCACTGCGACCCCGAGTACGACCGCAACTGCCGCCTGCGGCGCCGCGAGGAGGCCCAGCCCGAGCGCCGCGCCGAGGACGACCACCACGGCCAGGGGGCGGCAGAGAGCGAGCAGCAGGAACCGGAGCAGTACGAGCCGGAGCCCTTCCAGAGCGGCCAGGAGGAGCCTCGCAGTCCCTACCAGCCGCTGTCCCAGGGCATGCCGAGCCTCCAGGACATACTGAGGCGCTACGGCGACCAGTACCCCGAGCAGGAGGATCACAGAGCCTACGCCAACGACTACCgcaagaaataa